CGACCCGTGACCCCAATCTCAGGGAGCTGCGCAAATGACCGACGATTTTCCCGAAGAACAGAAGGTGGTGGTGATCGTCACCAGCGGTCCCTCCACCCCTCACCGCTGCGCCACCCCCTTCTTCATCGCCTCGATCCTGGCGGCGATGGACAACGAGGTGGCGGTCTTTTTGACCATGGAGGGGGTCAAGTTGGCTCAGCCCGGAGTGGCTGAAAACATGGCGGCGCTGGAGGGGGGCAAGCCGATCCTTCAGTTCATCCGCGAGGCCAAACAGGCGGGGATCAAGCTCTACTGCTGCCGCCCCGCCCTGCCGGGGTACGAGATGGATGCCGACAATCTGATCGAGGAGATCGACGAGATCGCCTCGGGGGGGACATTGGCCGATTTGATCTTGAGCTACGACAAGGTCATCTCTTTTTGATGGCTTGACGGGTGGTGCGACAGGTCGCTTGGCGAGCGTCTGTGAATCCCCCCGATCCGGCAACGACGAATTCATCTGCTGTCCTACCAAACCTTGATGGGGACTCATCCCCGCGCAACAACAACCTGGAGGTGTTTCATGGCAACCGTGATGGGCTGCAACGTTCCCGAGGATCTGTTCTACAACGTAGGTGACAACGTCTGGGCCCGCGAAGAGGGTGACGGCACCATCACCGTCGGCATGACCGCTGTGGCCACCACTCTGGCCGGCGCCATCGTCGCCTTCACCCCCAAGAAGGCGGGTAAAGGGGTCGAGGCCGGTAAATCGATTGCCACCGTCGAGTCGGGCAAGTGGGTGGGACCTGTGAAGAACCCGGTCGGCGGCGAAGTGATTGCCATCAACGAAGATGCCAAGGGCAACCCCGGCATCATCAACGAAGACCCCTACGGCGCGGGCTGGCTGGTGAAGGTGCAACCCGCCGATTGGGCCGCCGCCAAGGGCGCCCTGCTCACCGGCGGCGACGTCGCCTCCGCCTACGAGACCAAACTGGCGGCCGACGGCTTCGGCGGCTGCAAGTAAGCAACCCAAGGCGGTGGTTTCAACGGATCAATCAAGGGGGGAGGCGCGGTTGGCCTCCCCCTTTTTTGTCTGTTTCTTAAAGAAACGCTGATTAAAGGCTCCTGCCTTTTTCAGCAGGGCTTCGGCGACTTAGATCGCCTCCTACGACCGCGCTATTTGGGCGGCCCATCCGTGGGCCCCGCTCGGAAGCGCGAATCAATCGGCGCTTCCTTAAGCTTTTGTAGGAGCGGCGCCCCGCCGCGATGCCTTGGTTTTTCGTTTGTTTATCCCTCCCCGGAGGCGGCATGAGCATCTGGCCCCAACCCCTGTTGCAACACGAGATGTACGAAGATCTCCCCTTCGACGCCGACCTGATGGCCCAGCTTGAGGCGTTGCAGCCGACCGTGACCGCCGGGGCGGGCAACCGCATCAATTTTTACGTTCCGACCTTCAAGCAGTTCGAGACCAGCGAGGTCTCCTCCTGCGGCAAGAACGACTTTCCCGGCATCTCGATCACCGGCGGCGATTGCGATCTGCAATGCGACCACTGCAAAGCCAAGATTCTCGCCCCGATGATCCCGGCCCGGACCCCCGAGGCGCTGTGGCACGAGGCGACCAAGGCGGCAGGTCAGGGGGCCAACGGATTGCTGATCTCGGGCGGTTCGAACGTGCGCAACGAGGTTCCCTTCGCCCCCTTCTTCCCCACCATGAGCCGAATCCGCGAAGAGCTGGGCTTGAAGCTCGCGGTCCACACCGGATTGGTCGACGAGGAGCAGGCGGCCGGGTTCGCCCAGGCCAAGGTCGACGTGGCGATGCTCGACATCATCGGGGCGCAAGAGACCATCACCGAGGTCTACCACCTCAAGCGTCCGGTCGAGGAGTTCGAGCTCAGCCTCAAGCGGCTCAACGAGGCGGGGCTCAAGACGGTCCCTCACATCGTCATCGGGCTGCACTACGGCAAGTTCCTGGGGGAATACAAGGCGCTGGAGATGATCGCCCGGCAGAAACCCTCGGCGCTGGTGCTGGTGGTGGTCATGCCCTTCTACGCCCCGGCCAACAAGATCTTCATGACCCCCAACGTGCATCAAATCGGCCGCTTCTTCATGGCGTGCCGCAAGGCGCTGCCCGACATCCCGATTCTGCTCGGCTGCGCCCGCCCCCCCGGCGAGCACCGCTTGATGACCGACGCCTACGCCATGCTCTCGGGGCTGAACGGCATTGCCTTCCCCAGCGAGGGGCTGGTCGGGATTGCAGAACAACTGGGGCGCCAGGTCGGGGTGCACCCCTCCTGCTGCTCGATGGCGGTCGATCCCCAGCTTTTTGAGGGCAAGGAGGAGGTGGCGGCGTGAGTGGGCACCAACCCTGGAGAGAGATCGACACCGGACTCCAGTCCGCCGCGACCAACATCGCCTGGGATCGGACCCTGCTCGAACTGCGCTCCGAGGGGGTCATCCCCAACACGCTGCGTTTCCTGCGGTACACCCCCACCGCGCTGGTCGGCTACCACCAATCGCTCAACGAGGAGCTGCGGCTCGACTACTGCCGCAAGCAGGGAATCGAGATCAACCGCCGGGTGACCGGCGGCGGCGCCATCTACTTCGACGAACCGCAGCTCGGTTGGGAGCTGATCTTCGACCGTCGCCTTTTCGGCGCCACCACCGACATGGCGACGATCTCGCAGCGCATTTGCGAGGCGGCGGCCGAGGGACTGCGCGGTTTGGGGATCGAGGCGGCCTTCCGCCCCCGCAACGACATCGAGGTGGAGGGACGCAAGATCTCCGGCACCGGCGGCGCCTTCGACGGCGACGCGGTCCTTTTTCAGGGCACACTCCTGATCGATTTCGACGTCGAGGCGCTGCTCAAGGCGTTGCGGGTTCCCACCGAAAAGCTCAACAAGCGGGAGATCACCTCGGCCCGGGAGCGGGTCGTCTCGGTCAAGGATCTGCTCGGCCACATCCCCGACTTCGAAACGGTGAAGGAGGTGATGCGCGACGGTTTTCGCCGCCACTTTGGGATCGATTTTACCCCCGGCGAGCTCACCGCCGCCGAGCGGGAGCGGTTCAAAGAGGTGCTGCCTGAAATCGAAGAGACCGAGTGGGTCGAGCTGGTCACCACCCCCGAGGAGCAAGCCGACATCCCGGTCGTCTACGGGGTGCACAAGGTGCGGGGCGGTTTGCTGCGGGCGCGCCTGGCGCTCGATCTCAAGCGGCGCACCGTGCGCAGCGCCATGATCTCGGGCGATTTCTTCATCCACCCCAAACGGTTTGTTTTCGACCTAGAGGCGGCGCTGCGCGACTGCCCTCTCGACCAGGTCGAGGTGAGGCTC
Above is a genomic segment from Proteobacteria bacterium CG1_02_64_396 containing:
- a CDS encoding sulfur reduction protein DsrE, which encodes MTDDFPEEQKVVVIVTSGPSTPHRCATPFFIASILAAMDNEVAVFLTMEGVKLAQPGVAENMAALEGGKPILQFIREAKQAGIKLYCCRPALPGYEMDADNLIEEIDEIASGGTLADLILSYDKVISF
- a CDS encoding glycine cleavage system protein H is translated as MATVMGCNVPEDLFYNVGDNVWAREEGDGTITVGMTAVATTLAGAIVAFTPKKAGKGVEAGKSIATVESGKWVGPVKNPVGGEVIAINEDAKGNPGIINEDPYGAGWLVKVQPADWAAAKGALLTGGDVASAYETKLAADGFGGCK